A region from the Salinivibrio kushneri genome encodes:
- a CDS encoding DUF342 domain-containing protein, producing MLDDILRVSQDGQRVYLSAGNVEHTNGQPIEKKQIKDWLVSNQVDGFFCFDDTIESALTKLNASPDDAESEDFIIAERRDATIEARIADDKMTAYLIVNGACGGRGLKADDILSTLRDANIVRGIKKPTLQKLLSASGKLKPGEYLDVPVAFGRQPIAGEDAHLVYLIEDPTERVRRPKQREDGTVDMRDLGEMVMVKQGQPLAKLIPETSGYEGFTVTGSVLSTSSGQPMTLTAHPGSEFSNKDPNILVATMAGIPRLQKDGVAVDDALSLDAVDVGTGHVNFEGSVVIKGDVEVGMKVTASGTVTVGGVVESATITAGADIIVQNGIIGRQVAADSDINCTLIAEGNIVAKFAQYATLCANQNLELTLHAMHCKTHVGQSIIITDATKRKGTLAGGQHEVGEKVQAVIIGASAGAHTYIHCFPRLPILKRELVNLNKSWEEKSAQLDKIQAAEKKLDAVPEEKRDAAMVERISSTREHLSTELSEIEATVEETDAAIESGYKAASIIATKSLLNRVHCTIGEDKHVIHSEHGPSHLFYDNAAIELKPYQANG from the coding sequence ATGCTAGACGATATCCTCCGCGTCTCTCAGGATGGTCAGCGTGTATATTTATCGGCAGGGAACGTCGAGCATACAAATGGCCAACCCATAGAGAAAAAACAGATTAAGGACTGGTTGGTGAGCAATCAAGTCGATGGCTTTTTTTGTTTTGATGATACGATAGAGTCAGCCCTCACCAAGTTAAATGCCTCGCCGGATGATGCTGAGTCGGAAGATTTCATTATAGCAGAACGCCGTGATGCAACTATCGAGGCGCGTATCGCCGATGATAAAATGACGGCCTATTTGATCGTTAACGGCGCTTGTGGCGGGCGTGGACTGAAAGCCGATGACATTCTTTCGACACTGCGTGATGCTAATATTGTTCGAGGGATAAAAAAACCAACCCTGCAAAAACTTCTCTCCGCATCAGGAAAGCTCAAACCTGGTGAATATCTCGATGTGCCCGTTGCATTCGGCCGACAGCCTATCGCCGGCGAAGATGCACACCTTGTCTATCTCATTGAAGATCCTACCGAGCGTGTTCGTCGTCCCAAACAGCGTGAAGATGGAACCGTTGATATGCGTGATTTGGGGGAAATGGTGATGGTGAAGCAAGGACAGCCTTTAGCCAAACTGATCCCAGAAACGTCGGGTTATGAGGGCTTCACGGTCACTGGCTCAGTGTTGTCGACCTCGTCCGGTCAGCCAATGACACTCACCGCTCACCCAGGTAGTGAGTTCAGTAACAAAGATCCGAATATTTTGGTGGCGACCATGGCCGGGATCCCTCGGTTACAAAAAGACGGCGTGGCTGTCGATGATGCCTTGAGCTTAGATGCGGTTGATGTCGGTACTGGGCATGTCAACTTTGAAGGCAGTGTGGTGATTAAAGGGGATGTCGAAGTGGGTATGAAGGTCACGGCATCGGGAACCGTCACGGTAGGAGGAGTGGTAGAATCGGCGACCATCACCGCCGGTGCCGACATTATTGTCCAGAACGGGATTATCGGCCGACAAGTTGCAGCCGATTCTGATATTAATTGTACCCTGATTGCGGAGGGCAATATCGTTGCCAAGTTCGCGCAGTATGCCACGCTCTGTGCCAATCAAAACCTAGAACTTACCTTGCATGCGATGCACTGCAAAACACATGTGGGGCAGTCAATCATCATTACTGATGCCACCAAGCGCAAAGGGACATTAGCGGGCGGTCAACATGAAGTCGGTGAGAAAGTACAGGCGGTGATTATCGGCGCCAGCGCAGGGGCGCATACGTATATCCATTGTTTCCCGCGTCTGCCGATACTTAAACGGGAACTCGTCAATCTAAACAAAAGCTGGGAAGAGAAAAGTGCCCAACTGGACAAGATCCAGGCGGCAGAGAAAAAACTTGACGCTGTTCCAGAAGAGAAGCGCGACGCCGCGATGGTGGAAAGAATAAGTTCGACACGCGAGCACCTTTCTACCGAGCTAAGTGAAATAGAAGCCACGGTGGAAGAAACAGATGCGGCGATAGAAAGCGGATACAAAGCCGCCAGTATCATTGCGACTAAGTCATTACTGAATCGTGTCCATTGTACTATCGGCGAAGACAAGCACGTGATTCACTCAGAGCATGGTCCATCACATTTGTTTTATGATAATGCGGCGATTGAATTAAAGCCGTATCAAGCCAATGGTTAA
- a CDS encoding type I secretion system permease/ATPase: protein MVKDPLLQSLIYVSRYFGNANSPDALVSGLPISDGYLSPFLLPRAAERAGIVAKEETMPLERLSSLLCPAILLMKDNDACVVLEMDAKKGRAEIVLPHADMTPRWVMLDDLNDAYLGRLFLLKKQYRFDERAPDAQVKDESHWFWGTLWQSRHIYRDVLIASLFINAFAISVPLFSRLVYDKIVPNLAFDSLWVLASGILVIFVFDLLLKLLRSYFIDIAGKKTDLLISSRIYAKVIGVRMDAKPPSVGAFARHMQEFESIREFFTSASISTLIDLPFAIIFLLVIWFVAGPLVIVPIIAVTLLVIHAWLIQKPLRRTIEEGTRLSSQKNANLIESLSGLETIKIFGAESQFQYRWEEAVAHMANWSIKTRRLTDSVHNSASFVQQFVIVSMIVFGVYQIAAGELTMGGLIAASMLSSRAVAPLVQLSLLSTRYHQAKSALDIIDQLMALPTEQTEGKRYIHRPMLRGKIELDNVDFHYPNTTALALRQVSFRIYPGEKVGIIGRVGSGKTTLARLIVGLYSPTQGSVAIDDTDISQLHYIDVRRNVGFVPQEPTLFFGSIRDNMTLGQPLADDIDIMDAATRSGVLSFTQRHASGLERQVGEGGALLSGGQRQAVAIARAFLGRPPVVLLDEPTSQMDNRTEQFIKTQLKDLRREETLILSTHKTSMLDVVDRLIVMEEGCVVADGPKKAVLQALKEGKIRKVG from the coding sequence ATGGTTAAAGATCCGCTCCTGCAATCATTGATTTATGTATCGCGTTACTTCGGTAACGCGAACTCCCCCGATGCCCTTGTGTCTGGACTCCCTATCTCCGACGGCTACCTCTCACCTTTTTTACTTCCCCGCGCGGCTGAACGAGCGGGGATTGTCGCGAAAGAAGAAACGATGCCGCTCGAACGCCTCTCTTCGCTGCTCTGCCCAGCCATTTTGCTAATGAAAGATAACGACGCGTGCGTCGTACTCGAAATGGATGCAAAAAAGGGGCGTGCGGAAATCGTTTTGCCGCATGCGGATATGACACCTCGTTGGGTGATGCTTGATGATCTTAACGATGCCTATCTGGGACGCCTTTTTTTACTGAAAAAGCAATACCGCTTTGATGAACGCGCGCCAGACGCACAAGTGAAGGATGAGAGCCACTGGTTTTGGGGCACGCTTTGGCAATCGCGTCATATTTACCGAGATGTCTTAATCGCCTCACTCTTTATTAATGCCTTCGCGATCAGTGTGCCACTCTTTTCTCGTCTCGTTTACGACAAAATCGTGCCTAACTTGGCCTTCGATTCACTTTGGGTGCTCGCCAGTGGGATTTTGGTCATTTTTGTCTTCGACTTACTCCTTAAGTTGCTCCGTAGTTACTTTATTGATATTGCCGGTAAGAAAACGGATTTGCTTATTTCGTCCCGTATCTATGCCAAAGTCATCGGGGTGAGAATGGACGCCAAACCACCTTCAGTGGGGGCATTTGCGCGACATATGCAAGAGTTTGAATCCATTCGCGAGTTCTTTACCTCTGCGTCGATATCCACACTCATCGATCTCCCCTTTGCCATCATTTTCTTACTCGTGATTTGGTTTGTCGCCGGTCCTTTGGTGATCGTCCCTATCATTGCGGTTACGTTACTGGTTATCCACGCATGGCTGATCCAAAAGCCCCTGAGGCGCACGATTGAGGAAGGGACACGTCTTTCTTCACAAAAGAACGCCAACCTCATAGAGAGCTTATCAGGGCTTGAGACCATTAAAATATTCGGGGCAGAGAGTCAGTTTCAGTATCGCTGGGAAGAAGCCGTTGCCCATATGGCAAACTGGAGCATCAAAACACGTCGTCTCACAGACTCGGTCCATAACTCGGCCAGTTTTGTTCAGCAGTTTGTCATCGTCAGTATGATTGTATTTGGTGTCTACCAAATAGCCGCAGGCGAACTGACAATGGGGGGATTGATTGCGGCAAGCATGCTCAGCTCAAGAGCGGTAGCGCCCTTGGTTCAGCTATCTTTGTTATCCACGCGCTATCACCAAGCAAAATCAGCACTCGATATTATCGACCAACTCATGGCATTGCCCACGGAACAAACCGAGGGTAAACGTTATATTCATCGCCCGATGCTGCGTGGCAAAATCGAACTCGACAACGTTGACTTTCATTACCCCAACACCACTGCCCTCGCCTTGCGCCAGGTGTCCTTTCGTATTTATCCGGGAGAAAAAGTCGGTATTATTGGCCGGGTGGGTTCAGGAAAAACAACGCTTGCCCGTCTGATAGTCGGTCTTTATTCTCCCACCCAAGGCTCGGTTGCCATCGATGATACCGATATCTCACAGCTTCATTATATCGACGTGCGTCGCAATGTCGGTTTTGTTCCTCAAGAGCCGACCCTATTCTTTGGCTCAATCAGAGACAATATGACCCTAGGCCAACCACTCGCTGATGATATTGATATTATGGACGCCGCGACCCGTTCCGGTGTGTTAAGTTTCACCCAACGCCATGCCTCTGGACTAGAAAGACAGGTTGGAGAAGGCGGTGCCTTATTGTCCGGGGGACAACGGCAAGCCGTTGCAATTGCTCGCGCCTTTTTAGGCCGCCCACCGGTGGTTTTACTCGACGAGCCAACCAGTCAGATGGATAACCGCACAGAGCAGTTCATTAAGACCCAGCTAAAAGATTTACGCAGAGAGGAGACACTCATTCTCAGTACCCACAAAACCAGCATGCTGGATGTGGTTGACCGTCTTATTGTGATGGAGGAAGGATGTGTGGTCGCAGATGGCCCGAAAAAAGCGGTACTTCAAGCCTTAAAAGAAGGGAAAATCCGTAAGGTTGGCTAA